CTAACTAGAAAAGAAAACAGATATGAAGATTTGTCCAAATATTGCAAAGATATAATTATCGTGGAACATTTTTTAGATGATATGCATTATCTCAAGAGAGTAATCTTTGCATTGAAAAATATGTTTTCACCTAAACCATTTGTGGTTGAATTAGCATATTCTCAAAAAATGGTAGAGAAAGTAAGGAGTGCTATTAACAAAATTAATCCGGATGTTATTTATGTGGATAGTTATGCTATGCTACAATACATTCCAGACGAAATTTGCTGTTTTAAAGTTTTAAGTCCTCCCGATGCCGAAGCAGAGGCAGCAAAAAACATATGTAAACAGGAGAGGAATCTAATTAAAAAATTGTTTTTTGCTATAGAATATGTTAAAATCAAATACTACGAAATTAAAAATTACAAAAAAGTTAATCTATGTATTGTAAAATCAGATTACGACAGAAAGATACTAAAGTCGTATCTTACATCTGTAAATATATATGCAATTCCAAATGGTGTTGATATTGAATACTTCAATCCACAAGTTATTCATAATACAAATTTAGGGGCATATTATTGCAATAACTATATTATTTTCTTTGGAGATATGAGTCCAACAGTTAATGTACAGGCAGTATTATTTTTTTACAAAAAAATTTTTCCATTAATTAGAAAAAAATATCCAACTATTAAGTTCTATATTGTCGGAAGAAACCCCTCCCCAGAAATCAGGAATCTTCAAAAAGATCCAAACGTCGTTGTTACAGGAGCAGTTGATGACATTAGACCATATGTAGCTTGTTCAGCGGTTGTGATTGCCCCAATGATTTCTGGTGGGGGGATAAAAAATAAAGTATTGCAGGCTATGGCTATGGGAAAGCCCGTAGTCACGACATCTATTGGAGTTAGGGGGGTAAGAGCTGAACATTTAAAAGAAATAATAATAGCTGACGATCCGGAAGAATTTGCTAATTATATCCTTGAATTATTTAGGAATCCAAAGTTAAGAAAAAAGATAGGATATAGAGCCAGGAAACTTGTTGAAATAAAATATACCTGGGATAAAATAGGGGAAAAATTTGAGACATTGTTAAAATCTAGAATTAATTTTGATACTCGTTATTAACATCTATTTTCCCTATTTTTAAACCAGCTAATATTCCATTTAAAAAGGCTATGTACACTTTTGGGGACTTATAGTAAAATAGGTAAATTGCAAGATATTTCCATAATGCCACTAAAAATAGATACAACAGAAACATCTCCCTTAAATGGAAGTCTAAGTTTTTGAAGGCAAAAAGTAAGCTATTTCTTATCAATAAGCGGATCTTAAATGGATTAATTTCTCCCCCACTAGTAGCGGAAACTTTATGCCATATTCTTGCTTGAGGAACATAGACTATCTTGTAGCCTTTATTTTTAGCTCTAAAACACAAATCAGTTTCCTCCCAATAACAGAAAAACTTTTCGTCAAAAAGCCCTACCTCTTTAAACACTTCTTCTCGTACCAGCATACAGGAACCTTCAATTTTATCAATACTCATAATTCTGTCCCATTGTCCCTTGTCGATATCCCTAAACCCATACCTTTTTTCAGCTCCCCTCCAAAGAACTAAATCTGCACCAGTAAAGTTAATTACGTCACTTCTCCCATTATAATCATAATAATAAATCTTAGGCCCAACAATCCCAGTATTTTCATCGCTCTCGGCAACTTTCACAAGCTCAGTCAAAAAGTATCTATCAACCACAGTATCGTTGTTTAGAAGTAGGACATAATCGGGATTCAAAACACTTAGGGCAAATTTTATCCCAACATTATTCCCACCAGCAAAGCCATAGTTATTCTTGTTTTTAATTAGAATCATTCTCCTATCAACGTCAAATTTCTCATAAAGTAACCTGTTAAACCTACCCTTCCCTGCATCATCTTCGTTTATCTCAAAAACCTTAATGGGCTTGTTATTTGGATTGTACTCAAAAAACTTCGAATTAACTTCAATCCTTCCCTCAGCGTACTCTTTAATCTTCTCTATTGAATTGTCCTTAGAACCATTATCAACAACAATAACATCATAATTAGGATATGTTATCCTATACACTGATTCCAAGCACTCGATTGTATCTCTCCACCCGTTCCAGTTTAAGATTATTATGGAGACCCTAGGAGCATTCATGTACATCCCATCTTGTTCTGTCAAAAAATATTAAAAGGCTTTTTGGCGGTACCATATTTGGAGTGGGGTTTGAATGGATAGAAAATCGCTAATAATCGTCATTTCAGTCTTAGTAGGGCTAAACTCAGCAATACTGATGGATTATTTAGGCATTCATATACCATTAGTTAGGCAGATTTTTGGATTTGTTGCTTTGACATTCCTGCCCGGGTATCTCCTTTTAAAAATCTTTAGAACAAAGCTGGAAAGTTTTTTAGAGGGGGTATTTCTGAGTGTTGCCTTAAGTGTCTCTGTTGTTATGTTTGTGGGAATTTTTGCGAATTTTATATACCCCCTTCTTGGGATTGAGAAGCCAATTACATTAGGTCCAATTTTAATAACATTCAATGTGATTATAATAGCACTTTTGTTTATTCAGCAGAAACAAACACTATTCACGCAAGAGATTGAAATTTACAGAAAAATCAAGATAACAAAATGGGATTTATTCTTCTTACTCTTGCCATTTGTCTCCCTATTAAGTGCTTACAGATTCAGTTTTTACGGAGACAATCGTGGTCTGCTTACTCTTTATTTTCTCGTTTCATTGACCCCTATAATCTTTGTTAAGGTGAGAAACTTCAATAGGACTTTTGCGATATGGTCGATTGCTATCTCCCTTATGTGGTCGACAGTTTTTGGAATGTCTTGGAACTATATTTGGGGATATGATATTAATGGGGAATATCACTACGCCAATTTAATTTTATCGAGAGGGATCTGGGATATTTCGGTTTATTATGCGTACAATACGGTTGCAAGTGTAAACATATTGGCCCCCATTTATTCTCTGATTCTGAATACTGGTGTTGTTCTGGTCTTTAAAGTTATTTATCCTCTAATTTTCTCTCTGGTTCCGATAATACTTCTAAAGGCTTATGAACGGCTCTTAGGGAAGAAAGTTTGGGCTGGGTTGTCAGTCCTTTTCATAGTATTCTTCTTTCACTTCTTCTTCAATACAATGGCACTTGCTAGAATGATGATAGTTGAACTATATCTAGCGTTATTGGTTTATGCAACTGTTAAAAGAGTGAATACCATTTTTTTGATGCTGTTCCTAGCTTCTTTGGCAGTCTCACATTACGGAACGGCATATTTGACTATGTTTGCTCTCCTTGCACTAATTCCTTTCTCAAACCTAAAACCACTTAAGGGTAAAATAAATAATATAAATATAGTTGTAGCATTTTTCTGGGCAATAACCTTGTTATGGTACCAATACACCGGAGGAGGATTCGAATTTCACGTTCTGACTGACATTGGATATCAAACATTTTTAATGCTTGGAGATATCTTAAATTTCCAATACTCTCAGGGTCTGTATCTAATAGTATCATCTCAAAAAAGCCTCTTGAGACAAATTGCAAAGTGGATAAATTTGACTGCTCAAGGACTAATTGTTGTCGGCGTTTTAACAACAGTTCGTAAGTTAATTAGAAACAAAAGTAAGGAATACCTAGAGTTTTATGCATTTTCTTTAGTCTTTTTTGCTTATGATGTTGCTGGAGTAGTGGTACCGTTTTTTGCAAACAGAATGAATGTGAACAGGTTATATCATCTAACCCAGTTCTTTATAGCTCCCTATCTTTTAATTGGATTTAATGTGATTAAAGAGGCAATAAATAGCCTTAGCAACATAATAAGGGTTAATCACCTACCAAAAGATACCACAAAAATTGCAAGTATATTCATAATAATTTATTTCCTATTTACATCTGGCTGGAGTTTGGTAATTGCAAAAGATTCAAATCCACCTATGTGGTTAGAGAAAATCGACTCACCTGTATGGAGTATTTCTGAGATAATCGGAGGAAAATGGATAGTGACATACAGATATGACGACCTGAATATATATTCAGATCAATACAGGGCATTGTTGTTCTTGGGACTTATGGGCCAGGGGATAAATAAAGTATCATTTAGAGGAGAAAGAAAAATATCTAATCTTCCAAAAGGAGAGGCCTATGTATATCTCGGGAAAATAAGTGTAAAGGAAAAGAAAATTTTAGTTGTAAATCAGAAGTATTTGGGTACAATAAAAGAATTTTACTATCTTTCTATTTATGATAAATCTATATTTGGAAGAGTTTGGATCTCGAACAAAATATATTCTAGCCAAAACGTGGCTATTTACAAAACTTAAAATGAAAGCAAAGTTAAGTTTTAAAATTGAAAAACAGCACAGCAAACAATTGAGGAGATGATAGATGACAGATTACCCAAACATAATCTTCATAGTTATTGACACTCTTCGAAAAGACTACGCCAAACCGCTAGAAGAAGAACTAAAGAAACTAGGATTCATTTCATATGAAAACGTAATTGCTCCTGCTTCGTGGACAACTCCAAGCCATGCATCAATATTTACTGGGTTGTACCCTGCTTTACATGGTGCACATGAAACTAAAGCACAAAAAGATTTAAATGTTAAGCTGAGTTCCCGCTTTCCCCTTTTAAGTGAAATACTTTATGAGGGAGGATACAATACGTATATGTTTACTGCAAATCCTTACATTAATCCAAAATTTGGATTTAGGGGATTCACTAAGATTGAAGATGTCCTTTTTATACCAAAAGGAAAATACAAACGGCTTATTTGGCACCTAGCAAAAAAATGGCCTTTAGATAAAGGTGCGAGCCACTTTATAAGTTCAATTTCAAAACTTGAAATATCACATGAGGAACATTTTTTTATTTTTGCAAATTTGATGGAAGTTCACGAACCATATCTAGTGTTCGACAAGATGGGTTCGGAGTTCAAAATAAACCTAAAGACGAATAGGATTAATCAACATTTAGTTCAAAAATGGAAGAAAAAATATCCCAAAGAGGTAGAGTATGTAACAAAGAAACTTATTGAACTGGTAAGAATTCTAAAAATCAAAAACATATTTAATGACTCCCTCATTATCATCACAAGCGATCACGGTCAACTATTAGGGGAATATGGAAGAATAGGCCATGGAACATTCCTTTATGACGAACTCCTGAAAGTCCCCCTCTTGGTAAAATATCCAAAAGGCTATGAAGTTGAACATGTTTGGAATAGGTCAAAATACATAAGCCTAGTGAAACTCAAGCCGTTCATCCTTAAGATAATAGAAAACAAGCTCAGCGATGATAGTATTCTATACTCAGATATCGTATTTGCAGAATCTTACGGTGTGCATATAGACATCGATAATATCTCAAATGAGATCGAAAGAAAGAACATTGAACAACTCGACAAATACAGGATTGCTATTTATTACAAGAACTTCAAAGGAATTTTCAATGTTGAAGAATGGAAGTTTGAAAGTATAATATCTTATGACTCAAAAACAGAAATTGATGGAAATGTCGTAAAACATATGAAAAAAGAAGTTTCAAAATTCTTAAAAACCGTAACAATAACAAAAGTTCTAAAAATAAAACCCTAAACTTCCTATATTTTTAATCCCCTTAAGGTTTCTGCCAGTTTCTTTCTTTCATCTTCTCTTAGCATCTTATTCAACTTGTCTACAAATATCGATGTAACTTCCTCATCCTTAATGGGGTGTTGCTCATATGGGTCTTTTTTGAGGTCAAAAAGCCATTGAACGTTGTCATCTGGAGAGTATATGAGCTTATATCTTCCTAAAATTAAAGCCTTTTTCTCATAACCATAACCAACAGCCTCAGAAAGCAAAGGTCTTTTCTTGTTTTTGACTTTAAATAAGTCTTGCCCATCGAAAGTTAAATTATGAGAAACACCTAACAAATTCAAAATTGTAGGAGTAATATCTGCAGAGCTAACCCTGTTTTTAACATAATCTCCGTGGCTCTTAACGGCACCATCAAGTAAAATAGGTACTTCAATAATTTCATTAAAAACGTTATGTCCATGTCCCACACCGTAGTACCCTCTGGGATCGTAGAAATTCTCAGCTTCTAATTTTGCATGTTCCCAAAATTCTTCTCCATGATCTGCTGTAATTACAAGAATTGTAGTGTCTAACAAGCCAGAATCTTCAAGGAAAGAATAAAACTGTTCTATTGCATAGTCAATATATTTAAGCGTATTGTCATAAAGCAACATTCTGTTTATCATATATTCATTAAACTCTTTCCCCTTTTGTTCTTCGGGTCTTCTAAAATCCCAGCGTTCTAGATTTGGGATATTTTTTACTTTCCCAAAGTAGTTCCTAAATTTATTTGGTGGAACTAATGGCTCGTGGATATCTCCAAGATGCAAGTATGCAAAAAATGGTCTTTTCCTTTTTAGTATCCATTTTTTTAAGTCATTTAATAACTTTTCAGCTGGGGTATCACTCTGGTAACGCTTATAAATAACTCTATTTCTCATAGAATATATTGCAACCTCAATTGCTGCACTAAAATATATGTCATAATCAAATGTAAATAATATTTCAGGTAAAGTCAGTATACTGCTCCTAATGGGTTTAAATCTTTTGAAACTATCAAAATTTTTGAGTTTACCATAAATATATGCCCCATGGTTATGAGGATGGAGCCCTGTTAAAATTGAGGCTACTGAAGGGTATGTCCAGGGAGCAGTTGAAACAGCTCTAAATTTTACTTTTAAAGAGTCTAAAAATGATGTTGTTTTTCTAGGGTATCCAGTGAATGATAAGTTAGAGTACCTAAGACAATCTATGACTAGGATAATGACATTCAAGTCGGGCTTATTCGAGGTGTCAACATATTTATATATGATATTATTAATATTTTTAATTCTTGAGTAGAAGTTATCTTTAGCCTTTTTTTCTTCATATAAACTATAAAATCTAAATGCAACATTTTTAAGCATCTTGTTTTTATTTATGATGTTCCTTACTGGCCTGAACATTACGGCACCTCCTTGTTTAATCTCTAAAAAATAAATCTCCTTAAAATTTTCTTCATTATCTTCAAATCAATTCCCAACTTCTTCTCTATTGCCAGCAATAGCTCAACATCTTCCCTATCAACACTTTTACTTAAAAGCACCAAGAAAAAGTAAACTCCCAAAAACATTACCAAAATAGGAACAGCATGCCAAATGCTTGGCACTTTCAAGTGCAAACTCTGAATTAATCCCAGCAAGATAAAACTAATAGCTAAAGGCTTCACGTAGTTCCAGCTAAAGGGATGAATTTTTGTCTCTTGATATAGCCTTACTGAGTTTAGCACATTTCCTATAAAATAAGAAATCGCTGTTGCTATAGCTGCCCCCTCAATGCTATATTTTGGAATTAGTAAAATATTCATAAAAATATTAAGAATTGTGGAGATCAAGTTGCTAATCATGATAAACCCACTCTCCCCAATAACTATTAAACTCAGTCCATTCAGTCCTAGGAATGTGTGGAACATGAAGCCCAAAGCTAAAATCCGGAGTGCTGAGGTAGCTGAAACATATTTATTTCCAAAGAAGAATCTTATCGTGGCTTCGGGAAATAGAAACATTACGCTAAACACGGGGAGCGTTAATAGGAAAATCCACTTTGTAAGAATTTGATAGACCCTTTTCATTTCACTAATCTTACCCTGAGCATAGAGCTGGGAAACAATCGCAGGATAAAGAAATGTGGCAGAGTTCAAGAATATTGGGATTAACCGTGCGAGTGGGGATGCGGCATTATAAATACCAACTATCTCAGAACCTTTATAATAGCCAAGCATTAAAGTATCTGTCCAGTTCATTACGAATGCCAAGATACCAGTAAAGAGCAGGGGTAGTGAAAATATTATCAGTTCTTTTCCAATCCTCAAGTTAAATGAGAGTTTAAAGTTAAGAAGTTTGATTCTATAAACTTCAGCCGTCAATGCTAAAAATGTCAATAATTGGGCAAGAAGGTACATATAGAAGGTTAAAGCAAACGAGAGATTAAAAAGGACAGAAAGTATAACTAGTATTAACCATGAGGTTGGATAGACAATATTCTGGAAGTACACTTTTTCCCTAACTCTTCCAAAGCCCCGAGAGATTGAGATCATTGTTATTGTTAAAGCTGAAAATGGTAATGCAAGTGCCACTGTCCTTAAAGCATAATTCAATCTTGGTTCATTAAGGATCTGAGAAATCTTTCCAGCTCCAATAGTTAAGACAACTCCCCAAATCAGGCTGTTCAGAGAAACAATAATAAGAGCTGTGGAAATCAAATCCTTAATTCTTGAAGGCTCCTTCTCTCTATAAAAAGCAATTTCTCTTGGTAGTGCATTCTGGAATCCGAGAGTAGCTATAACAACTCCAATATTTAGAACTGTTATTGCTAGATTAAACGTTCCATACTCAATAGGTGAAAAATGTCTTGCTATAATAGTTCTGCTTAAAAACCCGAAGAACATTGAAATAAGTGTTCCGATAAAAACTATCCCAGTTCCTCTTGCAATTCTATGTAACGCTAAAGTAACGTCATCCATCCTTATTCCTCCATTTAAAGCTTAAATTTACTCTAGATATCCAAGCTCTCTGGCTTTTCTTATGACCAGCTCTGCCTCCTCCTCGGGTGTCATCTTTGAGGAATCTACTATAACCTCAGGGTTTTCTGGTTCCTCGTAAACCCCATCGTAACCCGTCAACCCCTTTATTTCACCGCGCATTGCCTTCTTGTAGAGTCCCTTGGGATCCCTTTGTATCCTAACCTCCAGAGGAGCATAGACGTAGACTTCAATAAATCTCCCTATCTCCTTCCTAGCGTATTCCCTAATCCTCCTGTATGGGGATATTAGTGAAACTATCGCTATAACACCATTCCTTGTGAGGAGCTTTGCCATGTGAATTACAATCCTATTGTGCATCTCCCTGGCTTCCTTAGAAAAACCGAGGTTTGGGTAGAGGGTCTTCCTTATCGTGTCCCCATCGAGGATCTCAACCCTGTACCCCATTTCCCTCAACATCTTTGCAAGCTTCACTGCCAAAGTAGTTTTCCCAGCACCACTGGGTCCGGTGAGCCATATTGTGAATCCTTGCTCTAGGCTTTTCATGGCCATCCCATAAAAAGATAAGCTGACACTTTAAAACTTTAAAGGAAAGACTAGAGAAGGCTCCTCCCCTTTAGGGGCTTTTCGATTCCAAACAACTTGAGGACGGTTGGTGCGAAGTCATATATTGTCAGGCTTGTAACTTTTGATTCCTCGATCCCCGGCAGGTAGAGGGAAAACACCCCGTATTCTGAGTGAACCGCGTCGTCTGGGCCTGTATCGTTCTCCCTTAGGTAGGGGGTTGGATAGCCTAGGGTTCCCGCCGCCCTCCAGTTGAGGTCGTCAAAGTACACCATCATATCCGGCCTATCTCCTTTGGCAACCGGATATATATCCTCTGGATAGAATACCCTGGTCTCCCACTTCTCCCCATCGGGCCCCCTGATTGACTTTATTCTCTCTGCAACTTCTTCTCTAACATCATCGAACTTGCTTGGTGGAACGGTTCCCTTTGGTTCCCTTCCCTTGACGTTTATGAATACCCTCGAGTAATATCCTCCCCATCCCCATGCCGTTGTTTCTTCCCACTTTACGTTCA
This is a stretch of genomic DNA from Pyrococcus sp. ST04. It encodes these proteins:
- a CDS encoding sulfatase, yielding MFRPVRNIINKNKMLKNVAFRFYSLYEEKKAKDNFYSRIKNINNIIYKYVDTSNKPDLNVIILVIDCLRYSNLSFTGYPRKTTSFLDSLKVKFRAVSTAPWTYPSVASILTGLHPHNHGAYIYGKLKNFDSFKRFKPIRSSILTLPEILFTFDYDIYFSAAIEVAIYSMRNRVIYKRYQSDTPAEKLLNDLKKWILKRKRPFFAYLHLGDIHEPLVPPNKFRNYFGKVKNIPNLERWDFRRPEEQKGKEFNEYMINRMLLYDNTLKYIDYAIEQFYSFLEDSGLLDTTILVITADHGEEFWEHAKLEAENFYDPRGYYGVGHGHNVFNEIIEVPILLDGAVKSHGDYVKNRVSSADITPTILNLLGVSHNLTFDGQDLFKVKNKKRPLLSEAVGYGYEKKALILGRYKLIYSPDDNVQWLFDLKKDPYEQHPIKDEEVTSIFVDKLNKMLREDERKKLAETLRGLKI
- the cysC gene encoding adenylyl-sulfate kinase — protein: MKSLEQGFTIWLTGPSGAGKTTLAVKLAKMLREMGYRVEILDGDTIRKTLYPNLGFSKEAREMHNRIVIHMAKLLTRNGVIAIVSLISPYRRIREYARKEIGRFIEVYVYAPLEVRIQRDPKGLYKKAMRGEIKGLTGYDGVYEEPENPEVIVDSSKMTPEEEAELVIRKARELGYLE
- a CDS encoding sulfatase-like hydrolase/transferase, with amino-acid sequence MTDYPNIIFIVIDTLRKDYAKPLEEELKKLGFISYENVIAPASWTTPSHASIFTGLYPALHGAHETKAQKDLNVKLSSRFPLLSEILYEGGYNTYMFTANPYINPKFGFRGFTKIEDVLFIPKGKYKRLIWHLAKKWPLDKGASHFISSISKLEISHEEHFFIFANLMEVHEPYLVFDKMGSEFKINLKTNRINQHLVQKWKKKYPKEVEYVTKKLIELVRILKIKNIFNDSLIIITSDHGQLLGEYGRIGHGTFLYDELLKVPLLVKYPKGYEVEHVWNRSKYISLVKLKPFILKIIENKLSDDSILYSDIVFAESYGVHIDIDNISNEIERKNIEQLDKYRIAIYYKNFKGIFNVEEWKFESIISYDSKTEIDGNVVKHMKKEVSKFLKTVTITKVLKIKP
- a CDS encoding flippase yields the protein MDDVTLALHRIARGTGIVFIGTLISMFFGFLSRTIIARHFSPIEYGTFNLAITVLNIGVVIATLGFQNALPREIAFYREKEPSRIKDLISTALIIVSLNSLIWGVVLTIGAGKISQILNEPRLNYALRTVALALPFSALTITMISISRGFGRVREKVYFQNIVYPTSWLILVILSVLFNLSFALTFYMYLLAQLLTFLALTAEVYRIKLLNFKLSFNLRIGKELIIFSLPLLFTGILAFVMNWTDTLMLGYYKGSEIVGIYNAASPLARLIPIFLNSATFLYPAIVSQLYAQGKISEMKRVYQILTKWIFLLTLPVFSVMFLFPEATIRFFFGNKYVSATSALRILALGFMFHTFLGLNGLSLIVIGESGFIMISNLISTILNIFMNILLIPKYSIEGAAIATAISYFIGNVLNSVRLYQETKIHPFSWNYVKPLAISFILLGLIQSLHLKVPSIWHAVPILVMFLGVYFFLVLLSKSVDREDVELLLAIEKKLGIDLKIMKKILRRFIF
- a CDS encoding DUF2206 domain-containing protein, giving the protein MDRKSLIIVISVLVGLNSAILMDYLGIHIPLVRQIFGFVALTFLPGYLLLKIFRTKLESFLEGVFLSVALSVSVVMFVGIFANFIYPLLGIEKPITLGPILITFNVIIIALLFIQQKQTLFTQEIEIYRKIKITKWDLFFLLLPFVSLLSAYRFSFYGDNRGLLTLYFLVSLTPIIFVKVRNFNRTFAIWSIAISLMWSTVFGMSWNYIWGYDINGEYHYANLILSRGIWDISVYYAYNTVASVNILAPIYSLILNTGVVLVFKVIYPLIFSLVPIILLKAYERLLGKKVWAGLSVLFIVFFFHFFFNTMALARMMIVELYLALLVYATVKRVNTIFLMLFLASLAVSHYGTAYLTMFALLALIPFSNLKPLKGKINNINIVVAFFWAITLLWYQYTGGGFEFHVLTDIGYQTFLMLGDILNFQYSQGLYLIVSSQKSLLRQIAKWINLTAQGLIVVGVLTTVRKLIRNKSKEYLEFYAFSLVFFAYDVAGVVVPFFANRMNVNRLYHLTQFFIAPYLLIGFNVIKEAINSLSNIIRVNHLPKDTTKIASIFIIIYFLFTSGWSLVIAKDSNPPMWLEKIDSPVWSISEIIGGKWIVTYRYDDLNIYSDQYRALLFLGLMGQGINKVSFRGERKISNLPKGEAYVYLGKISVKEKKILVVNQKYLGTIKEFYYLSIYDKSIFGRVWISNKIYSSQNVAIYKT
- a CDS encoding glycosyltransferase family 2 protein, translating into MNAPRVSIIILNWNGWRDTIECLESVYRITYPNYDVIVVDNGSKDNSIEKIKEYAEGRIEVNSKFFEYNPNNKPIKVFEINEDDAGKGRFNRLLYEKFDVDRRMILIKNKNNYGFAGGNNVGIKFALSVLNPDYVLLLNNDTVVDRYFLTELVKVAESDENTGIVGPKIYYYDYNGRSDVINFTGADLVLWRGAEKRYGFRDIDKGQWDRIMSIDKIEGSCMLVREEVFKEVGLFDEKFFCYWEETDLCFRAKNKGYKIVYVPQARIWHKVSATSGGEINPFKIRLLIRNSLLFAFKNLDFHLREMFLLYLFLVALWKYLAIYLFYYKSPKVYIAFLNGILAGLKIGKIDVNNEYQN
- a CDS encoding glycosyltransferase; translated protein: MKILFVSWDIPSKHTGVGIPSYYLIKYLSKKHDVFLVSFKLTRKENRYEDLSKYCKDIIIVEHFLDDMHYLKRVIFALKNMFSPKPFVVELAYSQKMVEKVRSAINKINPDVIYVDSYAMLQYIPDEICCFKVLSPPDAEAEAAKNICKQERNLIKKLFFAIEYVKIKYYEIKNYKKVNLCIVKSDYDRKILKSYLTSVNIYAIPNGVDIEYFNPQVIHNTNLGAYYCNNYIIFFGDMSPTVNVQAVLFFYKKIFPLIRKKYPTIKFYIVGRNPSPEIRNLQKDPNVVVTGAVDDIRPYVACSAVVIAPMISGGGIKNKVLQAMAMGKPVVTTSIGVRGVRAEHLKEIIIADDPEEFANYILELFRNPKLRKKIGYRARKLVEIKYTWDKIGEKFETLLKSRINFDTRY